AAAACAAGCCCTTggcaggtggcagtgccagacacaaggcacctttggactgggctctgcagaagcagctggaaccaACTGGCTGCCTTTGAGCTTCAGTCCACTGCCAACAGCTTCCAGTCAAGGGTCTCCTGCTCATTCCTGGAAGTCCCAGGAAAGCCTTGGGAGTTCTGTCCCTTGCTGGCAGTCACTCACTTCAGCCTTGGTGCATctctggctctggaaagagaaaagtggTCCTGGGAataaagaaaaggatttttcttcctctttgcttCCCCCACAATAATGCTAAGCttgcaaaaaaaccacaagagagCAACTGAAAAGAGGTAGAAAATGAGGCACTACATCAGGGCAGACACTTTCAAAAGCTtggctggggaagagaaagacacCTTGAGTTTTCTCTACCAAAAGATGGTGCTGTCTGTACATTTTGATGCTGATGCCTCATTACCAATGTCTTCTTTCCACGGTGTAGGAAAAGGTGAATGAGTGGATGGTGCtgttggagctgtgctggctggggcagcagcagctcagtgctgattCACTAGGCAGCTGCAATCACCCCACGTTGCTCTCAGGGCCAGGTCTCCATGAGCTGGGTGATGCTGCCCAGAggtgcactgctctgtgtccatggGATAAGCCCAGGGTGACTGCAGGTctgtgcagctgccactgctttgcATGAAAACCCAAAGGCAGAACTTGTCCTCTTGTATCTTTTGACTTCTGCctttcagcagcacaaagcatcttctgcctttcctggctgTTCATTGCATCCTTAGACAATAGCTCCCAAGAAGGGAAGATTCCACATGGATTTCCACTTGgctttcttgctgctgcaggtgaaccTGATCAACCAAGGAGCTCTTGATGCTCCCTTCAGCTGCATCCCTTCAGCCACAAAGGTGGGCTTGGGCTTCAAGTTGGCACCTCAGGAGGGCATCATTGCAGCACGTGGGAGCCAGACTCTCCAGATCTCCTTCAGTGCCACCGTGTTGGGGAGGTTTGAGGAAGAATTCCGGTTCAGTGTGGCTGGATCTCCTACGCCTGCCATCCTGACCATCAAGTAAGGACCCTGGGAGCTTGGTGGGCACATCTGGAGCTGTCTCTGGGACAtgccccagctgcctcctgttggggtggagcagagagaaaaggtgtttgctgaggtcttcatctctgctctgatgcTGGCATTGCTTTAGTGGGAGgatgcctcctgccctgtgtggtacctggagctggaatgactcctccctgcagggatctccctctgccctgggccatggcaggcagtgggatggatcagctttgggcagcagctgctctgggatgtcccagctgaACAAGGTGCAGGGCCCCCAGGGCTTTGGAGatgggccagcctggggcattctgcagcagcagcagtgcttttaaaaacttctgtcaATAATCCATGccagatgggcagcagcagcctcacctcacCTCTCATGGCCATGCTGTGGGGCACAAGccgtgctcccagctgctgtgcccagagtgctctggtgcctcctgtgcacagccaggcaagggctgatgtgggagtcagggaactgtgcagcaggaactgtgCCAAGGACTTGGGCATCATCCCCTAGGCTGGTGCCATGGCAAGAGAtcatcctggcccagcacaagggacaaggggtgatgataggggaggcagagctcagtgctcagcaccacagtAGCACGaggccttgtccctgccagcctgagcctTGTGCTGCTAGGAtaatgcagtgggagcaggagagctgatgctggctgctctgcagctttggaactaggctgctgctcttgggaggcactggggcaaggcagtgaagaaatgaaagcaatctgCACTGGATTATAGCAGTAAGATAAGGGAGATGgatgaaaaagaacaaggaagtTATTACTTTGCAAGAACAAAGTGGTGAGTAGGTCTGCCCCCAGTGGAGAAAGAATGATGATGGCTTTGTTTTTGGaggaaaagtgctgcttttttattttggagatcaAGAGGGAACCTTCCACCATCCAATAATTGattctcctctgtccctcccctaAACTGGTGATGGGATGTTTGTGcatcagcagctttctccttgaGCAAGGGCAGGTGTCTCTTGTTGAGAtgtgtggagcagagccaggggcagtgCTGTGAATCCAACAGAAGGCACAGGTCACTGGGCCTGGATTTTTAACCACAAGGCAGAGTGGGCATGGATTGGCATCAGCCATGAAATCAACTGGggagtgttgtgcagcttcaagtgctgctttcagtgggTGTTGGTGACTTTTGCAGTGTGTCTGCTGAGTTCAAGGACAGGTGAGGTGCTGTGCTAGATTCAGGACCCCCTTGTTTGGTTGTTGAAGCTGTTGctcttggctgtgccagctggtgCACTGCTGACAAGCTGGTCCTTTCCTCTAGGATTCATCTGTGCCCTGTGTAGAagtgttgctgctcttttcagaggatgtttggggctgccctgggttcATGGCTCAGAACTGTGTCTGTAATGATGGTGTGGGTCAaactctgctgagaaagctCCTCCATGGGAACAGCAGTTCCAGCTAAGAAGTAGCAAAGCAGGAACCtgtggctggcagggctggttacagaagtttgtggggacaccttgatgTCCATCCCATTGCAGATGGGGAAAGTGAGGCCCGGAGCCATGTCTGGCTGTGTGTTCAGGGTCCTTCATGGGACCAGCAGCATCCcgggggcttttcctgcctgccctgtgcccagagcccatcaGTGGCTGTtggctgctggccacttggctttagctgcctcctgtgcccaggggcactgtgctgagcacatggTGTGTGCTGGTTTGAAAGGCACGGTGCCCTGACACCAGGTTGGTGCCCCCGAGCCACGCCAGCCGGAGCTTTGCAATTCCTTGAACCaaggcatttcctgctctgtcctcgCCATGCAGGGGCAGCGTCACTGGACCGAGTTTGCACTTCGACCTCCCTGAGCTCGACTTCGGGGACATCTCCTTTGGTgagtgctgcctgggctgggacacagcgggagggatctgtgccttccgagagaaaagcatccctccctcctgctctgccccagcagcctcttcagggtgggaactgcagggctgctggtgccgCAGGGAGCATTTGGCCATTGTCAGATCAAACAGAAGCAAGGCATAGAAAGTCAGGATTTTCTGGTGTCTCTGTCCTGCTTGAAAAGACagatgtctgccaaggaaggcgGGGATcttcctggaatggaaagatgagcccctccctccaaatgatGATACTTTGAAATGACAGGGCTCCCGGGcaaaactgtgggaaaaggaataacagttctttcctAGACTATATCAGGAGAGCCCAGAGAACAAGAGCAGACGTTTGCCAGCTGCCAAGTCCCGTTTTTGTCCTTTGGTGCAGtgaggatcccagcaggagaagctgtgggctctggcagggcagtgatccCCTGCCATCCGGCagcggcagggaaggagggaaggagggaaatgctccttttgcaaagggacagagggcagggggatgtgggcagtgcctcagagcagcaggcagcagcggggaaggcaggcagggtgggtgccaggctgagctgcagccagggcagtgccgggGCCAAGCACACAacctcccgcagcagcacgCGGCCGAGCTCCCATCCCCGAgcgggaggaagggaagctccgctccctgcccagcctcagctcccactgcacagcGCCCACGGCATCACGCCACAGCTGCCAAAAACCCCCAAGGGAAAAGCCCACCCCCAgggccaaaacccccaaaacccctatcCCCCTTCCCAGACCAAGGGGAGCATTCACTACCAAGCCAAAACCCAGAACAAGGAAGGTCATGGACTTTTTAAGGAAACTacttgcctttcctgagctgcttctgtcCCACCCTGCATCACCATGGAGGCACTTGTCAAGTTGcctttttgaagaaatgaaacaagaaaggCAAGAGATGGAACTATGGTTCTGAACCAGGAGATTGATCCTGCTGGATCTGCTTTCATTCCTAAGGTCtcttcagctgaaggcagctattgtatctttgcttctttggaaCTGTTGACTGTTGTCTGCATGCGGTGAGCTCAGTCTCATTGGAGGTTTTGCCATCTGTGTTTGTCCTTGTTGTGCCTCTCTTGCCCCcctgctggagtcactgctggagctggcagtgctcactgggatgggcacagagaaACTCTGGGTTGcagctgcagttgttttttctccccatctgtgttccagtgcctcttggtgagcaggcccagggagaAGTCTCCTCCCCAAAGAgctggccagcccagccagatgtccactgcagagcagcttgtggctgctctccaggctctgcaggacatccCCACCATGAGTAGCTACATCTCTGGCTTTCCAGCATGGAAAGcaaatcccagagctccagTGGGGTAAAGCCTTGCAGACAGCAATCCCAGTGagcagcatgggtgtgatgtccCCGTTTGTTGGGTGAGGTGGGACCTGGTTCCTCATTGCCAATCTCCAAGCAAGGCTTGGGTGTGCCCCCAGTTgagtgggctctgagctgtctcGTGCTCAGTCTGTTTGGCCCAAACCAAGAGATGCCTTTAGGAtcctgcagagagaagctgcattgGGCTGCTTTGCCTCACGTTCTAGTTCCTGATTCCATCCTCACTTTCTTTTGCTGTAGCTTCTTCTCAATGCTGACTCACTGTTTATCTATCTTGAAAAGGGTGGGAGTGTTGGCAGGCTGAACAGGGAATTTGACACCTTgaattctcagaggaaatgctcGGTCTGGGTGCACACTCATCACTGGGAGATCactggtgctggtttggggcaggtgaggcagctcctccccatcGCCAAGAGAGAAACttgcagtgttcagcagggctagGAGTGGGCATTTTCAAGGCTGCAGTCTGCAATCTGTGTCAAAGGGAACTGAGTGACGATTCATTCCTCATGCAGCTTCTGGGTGAGCTGTAGTTCAGATAATCCAGAGCTAAACTCCAGTGCCACTTTCATTGTGCCaggccattcccagcaggagtcaggCCACAATGGGAGCCTCAATGGATGTTGGTGTCCTTTCCTAGGCTTTCCctacacccagcgctgccggctcacTAACAGCTCCCCGGTGCCCGTGACGTTCCAGCTCCGCATGTCGTTCGATGGCACGCAGCCGGCTGTGGACAGCGTGGATCAGATCCGCTGCCACAGTGAcccagcctggaggaagggCGTTCACTTGTATGTGGAGCCCCGGGAGTTTACCATCACTCCCAGCCAAGGGaccatcctgccccagggacaccaggacatccAGGTACGGGCAGAGTGCAGCCAGAGACGcttcagcaccagggctgcagctgcactggagcGTGGGAGGGCtttagctctgctgccagctttgagcatggtgtgagtgagagatctgcactgctctgaggcCTCTGCTAGCTGCCTTACTCGGGATGTTCCTCAAGgagcactgttttctttccaaaatcatTTGCTGAGGTCACATACCATATGGTCAAGGCCAGAAGTCACTCTTGGGTTCTTGAGAGCCATTTATTTGATTGCAAGTGGGCAGAGCAAGGATGAGGGCAAAAGGTGGCTGTTAGAGAGATGTCATTGTAGAAAGCAgttagcttttcttcttggtctgatttcccctctcctggggagcagaaggatttGTGTTCACTGCAGGAATCTCCAGTGGGGACAAAAATCTCTGCAGCCATGAactgcccagcacctgctgggccACACTTTGCCCTCATTTCCTGCTGTAAAGCTGAACTCATTGTGTTCAAGTcagatttcttctgcttttatgtCATTGTAGTCAGATGAGAAATTGGGCCTTAATTTGAATACAGTGGTTCATAGAGCTTTAGTCTAATGTTTTAATGTAGCTGAGCTATGCCCTGATAGCAAGGTGTGTTTAAGACATCTGCTATTGCCAGAAGGCTTTTGTTGCTTTGAGACTGTGCTCTacacatggagcagcagcagaattaagACAAAATCTTCCCTCAAGGGCTAGAGGATATCACACGTGGATAATGAGCTTTTGTAAGGaagaatttcctgttcttctcttCCACCAGGTGACCCTGTGTTCCAACTCGGTGATGGAGTTCTACAGGAAAATGCTGGTGGATCTGGAGGGTTTTGGCAAGGGAGTGGCATCACTGGTCATCACAGCCAGgtaccagcccttccctggcctcccccagcccctgccttgcccaggctttgctggctgcagctgccaaggagAAGTGCTGGTTCATGAGCTCATGTTGTGCCAGCTGGGCATGAGAAGAGCAGAGCTtggacagcagcctgtggtgaaaagcagccctgctcccagcccagcagggtcctgggcccttttctgaaggcaccaggaatgagatcatttcttggcctggcttTTGGTGCTTGAGGTGGAACAAATTTCCCCAGGGCCTCCTCTCCTTCTTGCTGCAAGAGGTGGAGTTGTGCTGGGTGCGAGCACCGTGCATTGGTTTGGGACACAGCAAGCagcctgctgagagccaggctCTGGTTCTGTTCATGAGGGCACGTGGCAGGGGGGAAGTGGCTGCCAGCAAGAGTGCTGAGGGCAaggtctcaggaggggaaagcagcccttggtgtggcagctcagctctagattttctccttccctctgcttcccactcTGAGCTTGAATGTTCTCAGCGTTGAGAGCAAAAGTGGttgttgctgcagcagaattccatcctgctgtgctgctgtgggtgtcagtggaatgccaggagggatgcagttccctggggctgttccctctcccaggcagagccatccaggcagtgcctgggctgccATTTTGTCAAGcaggtgggctggggacagtcagtgcctggagctgtggagggaaggagccagggagctgtagggcctgggaggggctgatcagccactctggagggcagctggtgtctcgtgccctccaaggctggggcaagcagctgagttcccaggcagggcaacagcaccatggcagagaagggagTCATTTTTCCTGGGACACTGGAGTTGTGTGTTCCTTGAGCATTAGTGAGCTCTGATCCTTGTTGGGAAGGCTCCCCCAGAGCTCATGGGTCACTGGGAGTGTTACAGGAGTCCTTGCAAGCcttcctggggaaaggaggggctgaggcagctgtgggacaaagtgctctgcctggggcacttggcagcctctggctgctgcctctcagggtttgCCCCTCCTTGACAAGACCTGTTGGAGTGGGAAGACGTAGAAGGCAATttatcactgcagggctgttcaaTGCCCATTTGACAGTGACCAATGTGTTATGCTCTGTTTTACAATCTTTGCGGGTAAATGTTCTCCATTCTCTCAGTATCTCTGATTCCCCTGGGCTCATCTCTTTGTCCAGATGTCTTGTTCCTAAGCTGCAAGTGTCCCCCCACGTGCTGCAGTATGATgagtgcctcctgaaggtgccctaCGAGAAGAAGTTCCTGATTAGGAATCCCAgccacctgcctggctgctacGGGCTTATTGAACAGGTTTGGCATCCCATCCACCTCCCCCTCTCAAATATTATTGAGGAGCTTATTGGGGGAAAAAGGGTTTGGACGTGACCTTGTTGGTTTCTATTCAGTCTTAAAGATCTGCTGAGAACAGGATCCTACCCGAATGTAAACTTGAGGATGCAGTTTAACCTGCTGAGGGAACAGTTGATGTTCTAGTCTTCAGGGTGTTTTCTTGTGGGAGATCTTAGAGGgctgtgaaagctgctgcatccacagacagcagtgcctgtgctggcagtcTCCTGGCAGGATCCCCTGGGAATGCTAAGCCTACAATTCTTGCATCTTGTTTGTGCCTTTTACCTTTGTCCTGGGCATTTTTAAACACGTGTGTCAGTTGCTGTTGCGGTGGATGTTAGGGAGTGTAAAGTTTCTTCAGAGGTGCCTCTGAAGCTGCATTTCATTGTGTCTCTTGCAGAAATGCAAGGAGGACTCTGCTGTGCTCTACTccagccccaagccctgtgggattgtccagcctcacagcactgcagagatcccagtgctggtggaagTGCAGGCGCTGGGCGCGCATCGCACCAATGTTCTCATCGGCGTGTTCGGGGATGAGAGAAACCCACTGGTGAGTGCAGGGGAGGTGtgtgcctctgtgcagctgctcctggcaggctgcaaaGGGCACAGGGATTCTGCCGGGGaaaacaggcacaggctgctgtggagaaggccAGGAGGGATGGGTGGCACAAACAGCTCGTGCCTCACGGGTGGTAATCTCAGTGTCTGGCACAGAACGTCGTTGGTCtgagctggaatccagggtCACTTTAGTGCATTACtcttgaaaatgctgttaactttggaaacatctgtttgaaaatggcatctctCTGAGCACAAAAGAGGATGTCAGAAGACTTCTGGGAACCTTgagctttctgtaaaaaaaaggaaggctgGCATTTCAAGAGTGGTTGCAAGGATTGAAACTTAGATTAAAACATAAGGAAATGACAATGGCAAATTCCCTGAATGGCACCAAACATCTGAACCTGGGCCATTATGGCACTGCATGTAAATCAGTgaacaggaaggacaggcaatgcaggctgtgccagggagcctgAAGTTTGACAGAACAGTTTCTTTCAACTCTGAGGCTGCTTACCTTAAAGAGGAGGGTTTCTCCCCACCAGAGGAACCAGTTGTTTAACTGTCAGCCTGGCCATAACTAGAGACTTCTTGCAAAGCTTttacctttgggccaatccttTGTAGTTTGAAAGGTTCTCTTACCttgatccttttaaatttggaggtgaacatgtaattatctttttcttttttcccaaaagcccagcatttcagctggagagtggTAGCTGTCCCTAAAGAAATACCTTGAGCAGGGATGAGCTGTTTAAGGTTTTTTAGTTTTCCctgttgtggtttgtttgggttttttttaaaaatctttcttgcctgcttcctgggacagagaaaaaagTTATGGAGCTCTGGAcggctggcagaaacctccccAAGCCCAAGGCTGATGGAGTCTGGCAGGATCCCAGCACTACAGCCGATGTATGTATGTCTGTATGCATGGGGAATGCCACCTGAGTCCCCTGGGAGTGTTGGAAAATGTCAGCCaagcccccagcagtgtcagggaaacattcctgataaatacctgctggagctgcagagtttctggcgttgggccctgggggggctgtgctggctgtgctggctgtgtctgcccctggatgtctcaaatctGCCCTTTTTGCTTGCCTTCTCTGTCTTTTGCTCTCCCACTGTGCTTTTTGCATGCCCACAAGGTGttcatccctgtcctctgcagttcctcagtgcaagcagttgcagctgctgcagcagctcagtgtcattcctgggctgcctttagagcagacctgctccagcctggattaggaagggctggatcaaagcatttctcagttcaaggtgccagcagccagccaggggctgcatcctgaccaggagctgctggtgcaggtgtccctccctccctccctcccactgcaggtCTCTGTTCACAGTtatcttcttttccagagatGAGCTTCACCCACCTAAATTCAATCCCCAGCCAccaaaggagatgagaacatGTTTGGATTGCCCAGCGTCTCGATGGAGGCACTTCaaggctggaaagcaggagaCAGCCCTGACTGAAGAGCAGGATTTGACCCAGTCTTCAGGAGCAGAGGTAGATTTTCTTGTACACCTACTGCTTGTGCTGCCTCCTTAGCCTGCCACCAGCAAGtcatgctcctgctgagctccctttttgctgccctgctgtcctgtgccctgacagtggctgggcagcagggccagtggctggacatggggggagtggcagggagaaataggagagttttccttggagaagctcACTCAGATCCTACAGGCCTGTGTTGAGTGTggcattttttgccttgttgCCTTCCCAATGCAAGATGAGGCTTTTATCTGCATCAtgatgggaagagctgcagcttccttgccACAGCAAGCTGGGATGAGTCCTGATCTCCATGtgccctcttcccagcccagccagactccctgtttgcaggtctctgctgtcacccgagagctgctcttgcactgctggccctgaagctgtcTTACAAACTGAGACTTGGCAAAGTGGCTGTCTCTTCCTGCAGGCGTAGGGAATGGCTTGTTTTTCAGGTGCCACCACAAGCTCCTGCAAAccctcacctcccagcaggCCTGGAGGGATTCAGGTGCTGCGTGGACGCACCGCACACTGCCCTGGAAGcggagaagggaagagggaatctGTCTCCCTTGCACACTGTCAGTGtggcaagcagggctggagctgccagtgccactggtggccctgagcattggccacagaggggcctcccatccctgcaggcccagcacaaagtgctgctggagcagctggttgTTGGAGAGGTCGTGCAGGACACGTTGTGGGGCTGCCCAAGGACGCTGTGCAGCACCTATGGagggcactgctccccctgcaactcctcaggtggtccagaggaaggttttgcaggagcttttgctgtagcaccttgaggaagcagcatttaaatcagagagagaggggaagagcctcaggagtcagatgagctgggctgggagtcctttgctcagctccaagagctctcactctgagtctcctccttttctaaaagcagtaagttttgaaactttttcaagGCAAGTTGTGCATCAGAGAGAATTTCTAGTGCCAGGAGACATCCCAGTTCACTTTCATGTCATGTACTCATGAATGCATTGACCCGTGAGGATGGGAGAAGATTTTCCCCATGGTCCCTGCACTGGTCAGTGGCATGGATgcaggatgagatcagggtgattctggcagtgtttggggaataggcccctctggctgcagctgcactttgctccaaggtgctcttctgcatccatttccatgctcaacagctccatctctcctgtcttccatgCAGGCTTCCAGTATCCTGCCAGTGTcaggtgtgctgcagccaggagagagccagcaggtctccttgcccttctctggccaCCTCAACAGCATCTCCAGTGCCACGGCGCTGTGCCACGTGGAGGGAGGCCCCAGCTCCGAGGTGCTGGTGCCCGGGGAGGCCTCACGTGTCAGCTGCTCCCCGAGCCCCCAGGAGATCAActgtggctctggggcaccTCTCAGGGAGAGGTGAGTAAGCCTGCCATGGGttcctgctctccatgggttactgtccctgcagggcttccctgctccaaggactctgagctcagaggtgctgcatagcaaaggccagaagcagcacagggatggccacTCTTAGCTCCCTGGCTCCCAAGAGAGGAAGCACCTTCTTCTGTTGGGACAGAGCATCTTCTTCTCTAGTTTAGTGGTGAGCCCTCCTGGCTCAGATGCTGccttcagggagctgggctctggccctgccttggcactgcctcTAGAGGTGTCTTTAGCTCCATGGTGTTGAGTCAcatcttcttcatcatctcCCTTCTTCACCAAAACAGTGGGATTGTGGTGTGGGCAGGCATGGGGCACACACCAAACCTTGGtttgggtgctggtgctgccacagaTGAAGTCCTTGCAGTGCTGATCTTCCAGGGTTCTCCTGATGGTGGGACAGCAGCCATAAAAGCTCCTGTCCTTGGGGctccccttcagctgcagcagtgggcaagcacaggagaagctctgctccagcaaggcagcccagctcaggacacacagGCAAAGTGTGAGCTGGGAGTGGGGGCTGCTTAAAGCAAGCCTGTGCATCAGGACTTCcttcaggccaggctgaagttgGTTtcatggggaggagagggacgaGGCTGCTTCagatggtttccatggcagacagcaccagctggcttggtcacagctggcttccagcaggaaatctggctgacaagagcctgtcttgcaggagagcagttcctccagcctttgctttctgacTGATAGGACTATTCTCATTTAGGATCAGGCTATGAGTCATTAATACCGAGGCTCATGGACAGAGACTCTCTAACTCATTAAAGTTAGAAAGTGGTATGTTTATTAACCCCGGTTGGCAGCACCAGAGTCGTCCCTACAAGGCGTGACCGTGCTGTACAAGGTTCTTTGCCCTCTCTTTATTTCCCAGGATCTTACATACAATACATGTGCACAACCCCAGcacttcccctccctgctctgtatTAAAATGAGGTCATTAGTCCTTCACACCTGTGCAATTCTTCTCTGGAATTGGGTTGGTGGTCTCCAATTGGGTCAGTGGTCTTAAGGGATGAAGTCAGGAATGTCTTCATCAGGTCTCTGTGACCCTCTGGCACCATCCAAGGTCCCCTGCTTAGTGACTGATTGACATAAAGCCCAGGTGCTAACCATTGTTCTACGGGTTTCAGTATGTTCTTCTAACAGTTCACTTACTCCACTTCCTTCTATCAAGAAGCTCATCATGGTAAATAATATAACAATCAGCTCTGGCTTAAGCATCTAATCATCATTAACCTATGGTCTACCTGTCTAACTGACATCCTGATCAATGTGAATTGCTTCTAAGCCTCAGGTGAAATCTGAACTCTTTAAATTCTTGcttcagctctgcccagggagaagggagctgAATGAGCTGAGTAAGAATTGCAGGAGAGATCAGCAGACGTTggcactctgtgctctgcttgaaaCTGGGAAGTCAAGAGAC
This window of the Passer domesticus isolate bPasDom1 unplaced genomic scaffold, bPasDom1.hap1 HAP1_SCAFFOLD_37, whole genome shotgun sequence genome carries:
- the LOC135292485 gene encoding hydrocephalus-inducing protein-like, coding for MDFHLAFLLLQVNLINQGALDAPFSCIPSATKVGLGFKLAPQEGIIAARGSQTLQISFSATVLGRFEEEFRFSVAGSPTPAILTIKGSVTGPSLHFDLPELDFGDISFGFPYTQRCRLTNSSPVPVTFQLRMSFDGTQPAVDSVDQIRCHSDPAWRKGVHLYVEPREFTITPSQGTILPQGHQDIQVTLCSNSVMEFYRKMLVDLEGFGKGVASLVITARCLVPKLQVSPHVLQYDECLLKVPYEKKFLIRNPSHLPGCYGLIEQKCKEDSAVLYSSPKPCGIVQPHSTAEIPVLVEVQALGAHRTNVLIGVFGDERNPLRKKLWSSGRLAETSPSPRLMESGRIPALQPIDELHPPKFNPQPPKEMRTCLDCPASRWRHFKAGKQETALTEEQDLTQSSGAEASSILPVSGVLQPGESQQVSLPFSGHLNSISSATALCHVEGGPSSEVLVPGEASRVSCSPSPQEINCGSGAPLRERRELKRLSPKLEEEAKALEEEERQKEKEKQKKEKKGVSVGKEPPKAEKGKTKPPEKKESKAPENKDTKIPPREEIKEPEKMENKLPEKKNKHPEKKETRFPERKESKAPEKKNTKALERKETKFPEKKETKAPERTESKLPEKKYKPPEKKETKFPERKESKAPVKKDTKALERKETKFPEKKENKLPENKYKLPETRETKFPERKETKVPEMKEIKSPKKESKATEKKEMKSPEKKESKALVKREIRILKKETKSPEKRSKPPEKKETKFPERKEIKIPEKEIKAPKKKEPKAPKKGEAKA